AAGAGGGTTCCATTGTTTTTGGGTAAAAACAGCGGCTCCAGTGGATGCTGTAAAAGGCCATGAAACTTTTGTTTCAAGTCAGCCATGCTAAACTGCTTTCAAGCTTCAAACTAAACGCGTGATAATTGTAACAATAATTATCCACATCCGCACTATATATACTAAATGGTGATCCTCACAACTTTATTGTTGGATCTTAAGTCTAGTGAATGGTaatggtgtatgtgtttgtgtttgttgcagAAATGATAAAACAAGCGTATCCAAACATTTCAGCAGAAACCGCAATTATTTTTGGTAAGGTAGCATTGACCCTGACAAAAGTCAGACATTACATTCTTGACATGGCCTTGAATCTATTGAACTTTAAAGAAATCTTTATCCGTCAAGCACAGATACAGTCTAACTGAACAACGGTTGTGAGGTCAACAAGAGGTCAACGACACGCCATTTTGCACTCCGATACAATCAACTGTAGACAGTCaatgtaatataataatatcaGATCATTGTCTGCAACTTTGAGTTCCGAGATTATAGTGCATCATCTCGTGGTCAATTCTAAATTACTTCCTTTCAGCCTtcaaagaaatatttcttccAGTAGTTGTCTATGCGAAAACATTTCAGGATTCGCATTTAAGAACTTAGTGTTGTTGAAACCAGATAATGCAGAATAGAGTCTGTTACCCAGATTAATTGACAAAAGATGTGAAATCTTGGGCTGAGATATTAAAAGAGTTGTCCTGATGCTAAAGCATTATCACTGGAGATCAACTTTGTTGCATAAGACATCGAAATCTGACAAACGACTTGAGGGCTCTAAAAGACATGCAATCAACCGACGACCCTAGTCCCCAATATTATTTAACGTAcacctttttttacatttttcatatGCAGCACTTTATTATATACATGCGTTATAAGATCGTATATCAGTTTCCTATTAGAACAATAGCAAGAGCCTTAATTAAGCGTTAAAATTAAACTGAAACTCGAAGACTACACCACTGCACTTCCAAGTTCTCAAATCCAATTCAACGATGACACTATCGCTAGCGACAACCTGCTTGCTAAAGCTTCCAATGTGACAAAGTCAAGATGTTCAGGTTCTGGCGATCACGGTATTGGTGAAGCGAATGTTCACCTCAATATTGGACATGTTAGAGTTGGGTCGCGTAAAATCGGTCAATGTTCGCACTGCCACCGGAATCCGGCGATCGAACGGGTACCCCATGTGTCGTTTATCCGGATACAGTTGATCACGGATGCCACAGAACGAGTGTGAATCATTGCAGTTGATGTTCCTATAAAGGGAgaacacaaacgaaacacTATTATTGCCTTTACTTCCTACAAACAAATGTGACATCCAATCATACTCATCAAACTCCTGATTGACCGTATCATCTGCAAAGTTCGAGATCATCGCAAACAGATCGAATTTCATACCCTCGGCCGAACTCTTCGGAAGCAGCAGATGATGTGGCCAGCCACAGTTACAGAACCGGAACTGTTCCGTTTCTGGCAGATCAAGGTTAGACAATGCCATCGAACGGAACGTTCTCTCGTATGGGATGGTTACGCTGGATTGCTCCGAACGGCGGATCAGATTATTCGTTCCTGGAGTCACTGTGGACATATAAACGTAGTGAGTTACTTTTGCATATATAAACTGagaacatacaaaaaacacatacaattCACGCGGAACTTGTCCAACTCCACCATTAGCAATCGCTGCTCATCCATTGTCAGCGGTGTGTTTCGTTCATCCACCTTGGGAGCTATGAAAATGCGGCATGTACCACGGCGTGCCGCACCGCTGGTGTTGTTAACCGTAAGCCGATAAGTGAACGGTGCGTGTTGGAGGTGAGTGAACGCGGCAAACACATTTCCTTCCGGTCCAAAGTCAAGTCCGGTAGCAAGATTAACCTGCGATCGTTGCCAGTACGTCAGCAACACGTTAGCCGGCGCATTGGCTCGGTTCAGCTGTACACCGAACGATTGAATCTGAACGCCGGCGTATCCTAACTGGTTGGCGTTGTACGGTTGCAGCGTACGCTTGTAACGatggaacatgttgtccaccTGGGCATGCAGACGATAAAATGCTGGATCACGCATAGCCGTCTGGAACTCGCCTACCACACCATAACCCTCCAGGAAACGGTTTTCCGGATCGTGACTGTACGCGATCAGATTGTGCATATGTCCGTGATAGTTTCCATAGTACTGACTGTTCACGGAAAGGGCCGACGGTTCCATAATGTTACCCAGCACATCGATACCCGTCTGTTCGTCCAGAGGAATTCGATTTCCTCCCGGCTAGAAAACAAACAGACCGAGACTTGCTTTTTAGTTTCTCCTAAGTGAGTTAAATTTAGAAAGACACTGCACTTACTGCAACAACGTAACCACCATCGATACTTTCCGCGATACGACTACCCCAACGCTCAATGTCATTTATCGTAAGaacaacattttcttcaataCGATTCAAATCCTATAAAGAACATAAAACGGGGCATAGTTAAATTACACAATCTCATCGTTCTCGATCGCGATCAAACCTACCCTCAGAATCGTATTCTGCGGACGAGAAGGAAACGCACGATTCGTGAAACTTCTAACAATCTTCGGGAAGTATCCCTCAGGCATTGCCTCCCGTAAGCTGGTCAGTGGACGTACACGGGCAAGACGATTGCAGAAACGCTCCACATTGTAGCGTGCGATCAGTTGCTGATGCATGTAGTAGAACAGCTCACCACGACGATCTTTATTCACAACACTATTGGGTCCTTCGCCCGGGTAGACCAGATGCCAATGCCAATGGTGAAGATTCACACCGATATCCTCGCGGAAGTAAGCCAGCCGCTGTTCATCCTCTCGATCCGATGCAGTGAAGTTCATGTCAATGTTTATCGTCATCTACAAAACCAGAAAGTCGCACAAAGATTCCCTGCTAATATTTGCTCCGAAAGACTTACCCGATCTTTTTGAGAAACGACCGCACCTTCCTCACGAAGTTTGGGAAATACGGTCGGATCCACGAACGAGTCCGGGAACAGCTCCAGAAAGCTGGGAATGGGAAGATTCTTCGTATCCGGCCGATGCTGAATTGCGACGGACAGCGCATACTGGAACAGTATCGGGTTCAATCGATCCCTAGCAAACGATCCGGCACTCATCAGCGTATCCACATCCGGTTGGCTGATAAACACATTGATCAGCTGACCCGCAATTTCCCGATGTTTCGGAATGAAGAGCGAAAAATCGCCCCGCCGTGGGATCACCTCAGCAAAGGCAAAGTCCGGCAGGGCCGATGCCCGGACCGCAATGCGTGTGTCCGCATCCGCTGAGAAGCGCGTTTGAAGCGATCCTCCAATCGGTTTATACCGTTCGGTAAGATAAGTTTCCGGCAGATCGACTACGGTTTTACCATTGTCCTTCGGGTAGAACGTTGGTTCCAGCGGGCGCTGCATCAATGCCAATAACTTTCTGTTGTCAGACATTTTCACGCTTTCGAAACGATCGGGGTTTAGATTAGAAACAAGTGAGCTAGTGATTACTgtgacacgcacacaccgttTGTGATGCTGGCAGAACAAATTTGCAAGCTTTATATACCATTCCAAACTGCAAATCCGGCGTAATTGCAATCGCTCACTACCATGCACTTCTCTTGCAAAAACTGGGTTTTTTTGCGGTTGAAAACCACTGCAATTGCGATAGTGCATTTTTATCTGCATCTGTAGTGCATTGTGCAAGCAGCATAAAACAAGCGCATACAGAATGTGTTTCGATAACTCGGTTTATTTTTGGTACATGTGGTGAATTTCTCGATAAATTCGGATAAGAAAGTATGAAGCGAGGACGTTAATCAAGttatttcttaaaaattttgaaataactCTTCGTCAAGAGACGAGAAGATTCTTCATGTAGGTTGATCTTCATCTATTATTTACTCTAATCAGCCCCTACCTAACTCTGGAAGGACCGGTACCTgatacttacttacttatcagGTGTTGAAACTGCCTTTCTGGCGGACATATCAATACCATCACTTCATATCAGTTTGAGCCTACTTTCTTTATACAAAAGCACTTTTGAAGGCTGGCCATTTCGGGCGTTACCTGAAGCTATTAACCTTTAGCTGTAAGTCTTGGTTACGAGAGAAAGATCCGCATGTAATATCGTGTAAGTAAGAGTCTTTTGAAGAATGACGCCGTTGAACCacctgtccttttttttttgggttcttaagaataattaaatataacattttctttgtccGTTTTCAGATTGTATATATCATTATACCGCTTCCAGACATTTTGTGTGATGTTGTTTAcgacaaaaaatggcaaaggaTTATTTACACACTAGTTTTAATTTGccgaattaaaataaaccgcttaaaatcattgtttttttaaatgctcagttatgtatgtttattttcattgcttcattttgtccgctttaaataataaaataggcAAAGTTCCATGTCTCAATGTTCAATCACTTGGCTACGTTCTTATCCAGCGTTTAATTAGGTTCGCGCAATGACCGTGTTGGTAAATACCACATCCGCAACCGTGCGACTCATGTTGGAAAATCGACCAACAAAATCCCTCATCAAATAATCCTGCGAAGCAGGCAAACGATCGAAGGGAAATCCCATAGCACGACGATCAGGGAATAGCTGATCCCGCAAGCCACAGTACGAGTGTGAATCGTTACAGTCGGCTCTCCTGCAAgtatagaaaagaaatacaattaTAGCATAATATAACGTAAAGGAAAAGCTTCACACGTCGAAACACATAGAACTTACGTATTCAAACCCGAACTAACTGCATCATCCTTGTAGTCAGACACCATAATAAACAGATCGAACGGTTGCCCATCGGGGTGACCCTTGGGCAGCAGCATATGGTCAGGCCAGCCGCAATTGCAGAACCGAAAGTTTTCCGATCCGGGCATGTTGGATGCATCGATGCGCCGGAAAGTTCTTTCGTACGGTATGGTCACGCTCGATTGATCCGAATGTCGGATGATCCTATTTTCACCCGGATGCACTACGTTACAGTGGaaacattaatatttaaacataGCCTCGCATTCTCCAAAATCTACTTACAGTTTACAACAAATTTGTCCAGCTCCAGCACGTAACGACGTTGCTCACTCAACAGCAACTGTTCACCGTACGCATCGTAAATAGGCGCGAGGAAGATCCGTACCGTTCCCTTCTTCTGTTCGACCGTTTCGTTGTGTACCATTATTTGGTACGCGAACGGTGCGTGCTGAATGTGGGTGAACGTTGCCACCACGTTACCTTGCGGACCGAAGTCTAATCCCGTACCAAGATCAACCTGTGTCCGTTGCCAGAAGGTAAGCAACCGATTACGTGCCGCCTTACCACTCGTTATCTGTACCGTTGCGTCCACAATCGTTACGCCCGGAAAGGAAAGCTCCTGCTCATTGTATGGTGAAAGCTTTTGCTTGTGCATATCGAACACATCGTCCACGTGGCGATGGAACCGGTAAAACGTCGGATCGCGCATTGCCGTTGTAAAGTCACCCATGACACCGTGCCCTTCGTGGTACAGATTGTCCGGATCGTGTATATACCCGATGAGGACGTGACCGAGCGAATGATAGTTACCGTAGTGCGGAATGTTTACGGAAAGATCGGAATTTTCCACGAGATTTCCAAGCACATCGATACCATTCTTTTCATCCAGTGGGATCTTTGTACCGTCCTCCTGAAGTGAGAATAAAAGATAGATTTTATCGATATAAGAAGaactcaatttaaaataatttaagtcTTACAGCAAGGGCAAATCCGGATTGTATTGCTTCCTTTATCTTTCCAAGTGTTGATTCCAGTTCCAGAATTGTTGTAACTGCGTCCTCTTCCGGTCGATTGACATGCTGTCGGTGTgttgaagaatttaaattataagTAAAACATCTTCTACTCCTGCACATGATCGCCTGATCTCACTTACACTCAGCAGCATGTTCGCTGCCCTTCCGGGGTACGTCCTGTTAAGCGCACTGTTAATCAGCTTCGGAAAATATGCCTCCGGGATGGGTTCGCGGAGGTTTTTCAACGGTGGTGCCGGTAGCATTCGATTGCAGAACCGTTCCACATTGTATCGTGCCGTGATCTGGCGGTGCATATAGTAGAACAGCTCACCACGGCGATCCTTGTTCACCACCTCCGCTGGACCCTCTTGCGGATACACCAGATGCCAGTGCCAATGGTGCAGATTCACGCCGATATCCTCACGGAAGTAAGCCAACTGTTGTTCGGGATCTAGCTCGGATGCGGTAGCATTGTGCGGTACCTCGATCGCCACCCGTTCACCCTGCTCCACCACGAAACCTTCCTCACGCAGCTTGGGAAACAGTGCCGGATCGACGAACCGGGTTGGAAACATTTCCAAAAACGATGGAACCGGTACCGTACCTGTGTCCTTACGATGTACCAACGCGACGGCAAGTGCGTACTGGAACATGATCGGGTTTAAACGATCGCGTGCATAAGCAGCCACGGAGAGCATCGTTTCTGGGTTAGGTTGCGCAATCAGATCCGCTATCAGCCGGCCCGCCGTATGCCGTTGGGCGGGATTGAATAGGTTAAAGTCACCATGACGTGGTACACGGGCCGTGTAGCTCAAATCCGGCAACTCTACCGGTTTGATCGATATGTGATGCTTTGCAGTCGATCCATGGCGTGTTCTAATCGAATCAGCAATCGACTGATATCGTTCCGGAAGATACTCACTAGGAAGATCCATATAGACTTCCCCGTTGTACTTCGGATAAAACAATGGTTCCGTGGGGCGTGTCATAAGACACAGGAATCCTGTATCGATGTCCGACATTTTTCTGATGCTAATTTGAAtgcttctttaatttttttcaaaattcactaGTTCAAAGTTGGAAAATTCACAAATTTTCTTGAGAGTTGGAAGCTGTTAGCTCTGCCTGAAGTGACTGGTTAATCTAGCTAAGCGTCCACATATTTATACCTCGTTTTAACACTCCAATGGAACGGTTAGCTGCATTGATTAGAATGCAATTAGCAACAGATATTTTCAAAACGTTGAAAGTTGAATAACTTACTTATCTGAGTGTTTTACCGCAGGGCAGTACATTGCACTTTTAGTGCATGTTGGCCATAGATAAGAAAAGGAAACCTTACTTAGTTAAATGttagattattatttttctaatctGTAGAATTATTAATCTAGTTTAATTGTCTTAATGTACAGAGGATTTTTCTTGgtagaaataaatgtttttattgataaaatgttggTAAGACAATCGAATAAAACACTTTCTTTAgtataattttcaaaaatgcCATTTATTGcccaaaattttccaaaacatatttttcttttagctgatttttgttttgttttagaccTTCTTCCAAATAGTAGATGCGATCCTCGTTATTTTTCAATGTGAAATTGTTAAGTACGCGCGACAACCGTATTGGTGAAACGAACCGTCACCGTAGCGACACGCATATTTTGATAAGGTGCAACGAAATCATTAAACGATCGAACCGTGTGCGGTACGCGGCGATCGAACGGGAAGCCCATGTTGCGTGCATCCGGGTACGTACGATCTTGCAAACCGCAGAACGAATGTGCATCGTTACATCCCGATTTTCTGCGAAAAGATTCAATGATAATTATACCTGTTCGAAGCCTTAAACTGCTGTTCACTACTCACTCATCAAATAAGGGATTCACCCGGTCTCTATCGTGGTTGGATAGCATAGCGAAAAGATCATACTCCACACCGATCGGATCACCCTTGGGTACCAGCATATGCGATGGCCATCCACAGCCACAGAACCGGAACGTTTCATCCCCGACGTTCGATTGGGACACGTTGCGGAACGTTCGCTCGTACGGGATCGAGACGCTTGAGTTCACCGAGCGCCGGATGATGTTATTAATGCCGGGCAACACTAGCAAAAAGCAATACAGTGAATTTGGGTGGTTTAACTAAATCATTTCAACTACCTACAGTTCACCCGGAACGTATCCATCTCGATGGTAAGCCGTCGTTGTTCTTCGAACGTGAGAAGCGTTCCACGTTCGTTGCGTTTCGGTGCTAAAAAGATACGCACCGTAGCAGGTTTTGCCTTACCAGAGTAGGCAACTTGCAGCCGATAGTTGAAGGCTGCATGCTGCAGATGTGTAAAGGTAACGAACACATTACCCTCCGGACCGAAATCCAACCCAGCGCCCAAATCGACCTGCGAACGTTGCCAGAACGTTAGCAACACATTCTTTACCGATCCCTGACGGTCGAGTTCCGTCTCGAGACTCGTCAAGTTAACGCCCGGATTGCTAAGGTCGGCTGCAACATAGGGAGCCAATCGAAGCTTGTGCCGCAAGAACAGATTGTTCACGTAAGTGTGCCAACGATAGAAGATGGGATCGCGCATGGCAGTCGTTACGTCACCCATCACACCGAAGCTCTCGAGAAATTCACCCCTCGGGTCATGAATGAAGGAAAGCAAGATGTGTCCACTGTTGTGTGTATCGCCGTAAAGGTTACGATTAACCGACACTGCAGAACTCTCAATAATATCTCCCAGCACGTCAATGCCCCGGAAGTTGTCGAGTGGTATAAGTTGTCCGCTTGGCttgaacgaagaaaaacaacaggaATTCATACTATATCTGGCGCTGGGATTGCTTGATCCATTCTTACCGTTTCAACTACACCCGCATCGATCGCTGCAATAACACGTTGCAGCTGACGCTCCACATCCGAAATCACAACTAGCAGCTGATCCTCAGAACGCTGGACATCTTCCATCGTCATATTGGCGTACCGTGCCGGATATGTACGATTGTTCGCACTGCGCAAGATCTTCGGATAGTACGGTTCCGGAACGGGTGCTCGAAGGTTGTTCAGCTGTATCACATTTCCCAATCCCTGGCTGTATCGTTCGACCTGATATCTGGCAATCATCTGCTGATGCATGTAGTAGAACAGTTCACCCCGACGATCCTTCCGCACAACACGATCGGGCCCATCACCCGGATACACCAGATGCCAATGCCAGTGATGCAGATTAACGCCAATATCCTCACGGAAGTAAGCCATCCGCTGCTCCGTAATTCGTTCCGATGCCGTGTAGTTCATCGGAATATCCACCGACATCTGTATGGAGAAACAATGTGATCGCCAGCTAGCTCGGAATATCCAGAAGCACTGTAACACATACCCGATTCGGTTCAAGTACAGCACGACCTTCCTCCAGCATCTTCGGAAATACAGCCGGATCTACAAACTGGTCGGGAAATAGGTGCAAAAACGATGGCACCGGTACATCATCCGTATCGGTACGATGCAACACCGCACTGGACAGTGCATACTGGAACAGTGGCCCATTCAGACGATCCCTAGCGAATGCTGCCACATCTCCCAGTGTGTCCGCGTCGGGTTGCTCCAGAAACAGCTCAATCAAACGTCCCGCGATACGGCGATGCTCCGGAATGAACAACGAAAATGCACCACGCCTTGGGATGGCTTCGGCAAACGATAGATCCGGCTCCTGGATACTATTGATCGAGACGCGATTCATCACCGGCGTGTCCGCACTCGCACCAGCCGGCACGGCAGCAGCCGCACCGAACCTGTTGATCAAATTCTGCCCGATCGGTCGGTACCGATCGGTGAAGAAATTCTCCGGCAGATCGAAGAACAGTTGGCCCTGATTTTTCGGCAAAAACAACGGCTCGTAAGGGTGCTGCAGCAGCCCACGAAATTTGTCCCGAATCGTAGCCATCGTGTTAACAACCGCTTTGCCACGGACACGAACCGAACACTTTTGCGGGGCGTTAGATTGAACGACACTGTTTCAGGTTCTTTGCGATCGAGCTATTTTATATTCGTTGCCAAAAAATGTACTGCCTAATGCCAGATCATCACGCACTTAACCGCACACTGATAAGGTTTAGGAGAATTTAGCTAAGTTTAACCCCAAAATGGGAACTGTGTTGGtaaatgtaacatttaaattagATAGATTGGTAACATCTGATAGTAGCATGTTTAAATCGTATATCAATGGTCGTTCTAAAGCACAAGTGTAGCATTTTAGATCTTAAATCTCTAAATTCTTCTAATCTAAATATGTCTAATAGTTCTAAGAAtctaaattcttttttaaaaaaactttttacagAATATCACTATCCTGGTTGTGTATTCCGCACCTTCAACATCTCCTGACCAATATATCTTACAGACAATCGTCAGTTTTAAGACACCTCAGGTAGGTAGCGATGCTTCTCCAAACATATGGAGCACTCTTATACTAAAGTCACCCAGTGCTTAATATTCGCATATTCCACAACTATTGAGAATTATATCATTTATTCGACATTTACATcaaaggtaaataaatattatcacTCAAGTATTTACGATATGTACGCTGTCTAAAACCTCCCCATATGATCGCACTCAAGAGTTCTCATCTAAGGAAGGCGGTTCTAAttctttctttcacctgccaaaTTCATTTCCGGAAAGTCGGAGTTAAAGCTGATGTTGCTACCTGTTTGTTGAGAACATCTTGtattttcaccaactttgtgAGGTGAGTACTAGTGCGAAAAGGACGAGAGCTCTTTATCTCTGacgatcatcattatcatgtAATTTAGACTCAGAGTCACCTCAACGATAGTTAAAGTATGACAAGAATTCAACCTCTGATCGCTCCATTTAGTTATTTGACCTAGTCATAGACATATTCTCATTCTGTAATAAGTATAATGCTTTAGAGCTCTTAGAGTTACTGTTCAGTTTACCGAATTTTTCGGTCTTATCCTTTTACATAGATAAGACTTTAGTTACTTCTCTTTTTATTTGCACGGATCCGGCCAAGTAATCATCagaatacataaaaaaatctctaATTATGCAAGTCATATGCTCACCATCATTCAAACGACATGGTCCATTGATAAGTAAGGCTTGTAtattgataaaaaagaaagttcATGCTCTCAGCATGTAAACCACTACGCAAAACCACAGATCGGACCTTGCAAACTGCCAGCGGAATTTTGTCGTTATCGTACGCCTATCATACACTGCTGCCAATGCTTGAATGCATGAGAATTAGCTAACCGGCCGTATGTAGTTAATTTTGCGGTTAGTTAAGAGTTCATTTTTTGAGTTGTATGCTACCGGATAGCGCTGTCGTTGAGGCTAAAGAAGAGTAATTTAAGACCATGCAAAATAAGTTACTGTAGATAGTGCATGAAGAAGGAATCTTATATTTAATTCGAATAAGTGATTGTGACGAAAAGTAAGCTAAgatagataaataaaaataaacattggtACATGAATATTTGATTATTAGCAAAAACTTTATTGAATGTAttaataaacttattttaataaacaGATCACACTAACATTGGTCGAAATTTGTAGAATATATAATGTAAGATTTTTCATACTATAATGTATTTATGTGACCTTGTATTATCTTGTTTCCTATATTTAACCAGAAATTATGCTAGTTAGAACCAAAACTCTATGTGAATATGTGAATAAGTAGGCAAAAATGATTGTTGCTCATAAAT
The DNA window shown above is from Anopheles funestus chromosome 3RL, idAnoFuneDA-416_04, whole genome shotgun sequence and carries:
- the LOC125767172 gene encoding uncharacterized protein LOC125767172, encoding MTDNNTLFRGLMQKPYEPTFVPKVDGKLYYDLPDTYLTDQYRPFGSSIQNRFSTNAETRVPFPNITPPNLSFADVVKRRGVFSVFNAGHKRAAGQLIQLFLDQPDPTRLRAVAAYVRDRVNAPMFQYALAIALIHREDTRDVQIPSFLELFPDRYIDPGVFPLLREESNLLDMGNRRAIDIPSNYTASDRVDEQRVAYWREDIGLSLHHWHWHLVYPSTGPDRVVRKDRRGELFYHMHQQTIARYNIERFANGLPRTRSFSQLREAIPEAYFPKIVRSSDGRAYSCRYPNQVMKDVNRTEDESTIRLADMDVSIKRIFEAIDNGVAQATNGDRIPLDNNKGIDILGDMLEASTISINFNYYGDYHQNGHVMLGYIHDPDNAYLEGVGVMGDLTTTMRDPLFYRWHQHIDDIFVRHKQRLPAYTNNDLSFNDITVDSFNVQLNKANAPLNMLLTFWQRSQFDLGTGLDFVPEGNLFVTFTHIQHAPFSYRIQASNNSGTMRRGTVRLFLGPKVNERGEVLPFRDQRRHMVEVDKFTVNLRPGQNSIVRRSDQSNLTIPYERTFRNIAASSQPGTEVFQFCNCGWPSHMLLPKGSPTGLEYDFFILISDYNQDRVEEFDENENCNDAHMFCGLRDRRFPDARSMGYPFDRFTPSTVGSLQDFTRPYRNMAVTPVTIRFTNTVIAQSSVFSQHSMADINTRFRGLLQRPYEPTFVPKNNGQLYYDVPDSYLTDHYRPFGAALQNRYGTNAQTRIPLPNITAPDLAYADVVSRRGAFSVFQPAHQRVASQLIELFLNQTNPDALSAIAVYARDRLNGPLFQYALSVALMHRTDTKDVEIPSFLELFPDRYVDPAVFPQLREEGTLVDQGDRRAIEIPMNFTASDRVDEQRLAYWREDIGVNLHHWHWHLVYPARGPDRIVRKDRRGELFYYMHQQTMARYNTERFANGLPRVVAFRNFREAIPEGYFPKITRSSDGRSYPARHPNETLRDLKRVEDGVIVSIADMELWTTRIFEAIDNGFAQSSTDQRVPLDNDNGIDLLGNMVEASSLSVNLQYYGDLHNNGHNILGYIHDPDNSFLEGFGVVGDNTTAMRDPVFYRWHQHIDDMFVRHKQRLPAYTGQELSFNDVAVDNFEIQLNKANAPMNILLTFWQRSQVNLGTGLDFGPEGNLFATFTHIQHAPFSFRIRVNNRAGDTRRGTVRIFYGPKTNERGQTLPFRDQRRLMVELDKFTVTLNPGANTIVRRSDQSSVTIPYERTFRNVAASSLTRNEAFQFCNCGWPNHMLLPKGSPDGLEYDFFVMVSDYTMDRVEDFDENVNCNDAHSFCGLRDRRYPDARSMGYPFDRFTAGTIGSLLDFTKPVVQSNAPQKCSVRVRGKAVVNTMATIRDKFRGLLQHPYEPLFLPKNQGQLFFDLPENFFTDRYRPIGQNLINRFGAAAAVPAGASADTPVMNRVSINSIQEPDLSFAEAIPRRGAFSLFIPEHRRIAGRLIELFLEQPDADTLGDVAAFARDRLNGPLFQYALSSAVLHRTDTDDVPVPSFLHLFPDQFVDPAVFPKMLEEGRAVLEPNRMSVDIPMNYTASERITEQRMAYFREDIGVNLHHWHWHLVYPGDGPDRVVRKDRRGELFYYMHQQMIARYQVERYSQGLGNVIQLNNLRAPVPEPYYPKILRSANNRTYPARYANMTMEDVQRSEDQLLVVISDVERQLQRVIAAIDAGVVETPSGQLIPLDNFRGIDVLGDIIESSAVSVNRNLYGDTHNSGHILLSFIHDPRGEFLESFGVMGDVTTAMRDPIFYRWHTYVNNLFLRHKLRLAPYVAADLSNPGVNLTSLETELDRQGSVKNVLLTFWQRSQVDLGAGLDFGPEGNVFVTFTHLQHAAFNYRLQVAYSGKAKPATVRIFLAPKRNERGTLLTFEEQRRLTIEMDTFRVNLLPGINNIIRRSVNSSVSIPYERTFRNVSQSNVGDETFRFCGCGWPSHMLVPKGDPIGVEYDLFAMLSNHDRDRVNPLFDEKSGCNDAHSFCGLQDRTYPDARNMGFPFDRRVPHTVRSFNDFVAPYQNMRVATVTVRFTNTVVARFLCLMTRPTEPLFYPKYNGEVYMDLPSEYLPERYQSIADSIRTRHGSTAKHHISIKPVELPDLSYTARVPRHGDFNLFNPAQRHTAGRLIADLIAQPNPETMLSVAAYARDRLNPIMFQYALAVALVHRKDTGTVPVPSFLEMFPTRFVDPALFPKLREEGFVVEQGERVAIEVPHNATASELDPEQQLAYFREDIGVNLHHWHWHLVYPQEGPAEVVNKDRRGELFYYMHRQITARYNVERFCNRMLPAPPLKNLREPIPEAYFPKLINSALNRTYPGRAANMLLSHVNRPEEDAVTTILELESTLGKIKEAIQSGFALAEDGTKIPLDEKNGIDVLGNLVENSDLSVNIPHYGNYHSLGHVLIGYIHDPDNLYHEGHGVMGDFTTAMRDPTFYRFHRHVDDVFDMHKQKLSPYNEQELSFPGVTIVDATVQITSGKAARNRLLTFWQRTQVDLGTGLDFGPQGNVVATFTHIQHAPFAYQIMVHNETVEQKKGTVRIFLAPIYDAYGEQLLLSEQRRYVLELDKFVVNLHPGENRIIRHSDQSSVTIPYERTFRRIDASNMPGSENFRFCNCGWPDHMLLPKGHPDGQPFDLFIMVSDYKDDAVSSGLNTRADCNDSHSYCGLRDQLFPDRRAMGFPFDRLPASQDYLMRDFVGRFSNMSRTVADVLSKHILYALVLCCLHNALQMQIKMHYRNCSGFQPQKNPVFAREVHGSERLQLRRICSLEWYIKLANLFCQHHKRCVRVTVITSSLVSNLNPDRFESVKMSDNRKLLALMQRPLEPTFYPKDNGKTVVDLPETYLTERYKPIGGSLQTRFSADADTRIAVRASALPDFAFAEVIPRRGDFSLFIPKHREIAGQLINVFISQPDVDTLMSAGSFARDRLNPILFQYALSVAIQHRPDTKNLPIPSFLELFPDSFVDPTVFPKLREEGAVVSQKDRMTINIDMNFTASDREDEQRLAYFREDIGVNLHHWHWHLVYPGEGPNSVVNKDRRGELFYYMHQQLIARYNVERFCNRLARVRPLTSLREAMPEGYFPKIVRSFTNRAFPSRPQNTILRDLNRIEENVVLTINDIERWGSRIAESIDGGYVVAPGGNRIPLDEQTGIDVLGNIMEPSALSVNSQYYGNYHGHMHNLIAYSHDPENRFLEGYGVVGEFQTAMRDPAFYRLHAQVDNMFHRYKRTLQPYNANQLGYAGVQIQSFGVQLNRANAPANVLLTYWQRSQVNLATGLDFGPEGNVFAAFTHLQHAPFTYRLTVNNTSGAARRGTCRIFIAPKVDERNTPLTMDEQRLLMVELDKFRVNLTPGTNNLIRRSEQSSVTIPYERTFRSMALSNLDLPETEQFRFCNCGWPHHLLLPKSSAEGMKFDLFAMISNFADDTVNQEFDENINCNDSHSFCGIRDQLYPDKRHMGYPFDRRIPVAVRTLTDFTRPNSNMSNIEVNIRFTNTVIART
- the LOC125770947 gene encoding phenoloxidase 8-like — translated: MSDIDTGFLCLMTRPTEPLFYPKYNGEVYMDLPSEYLPERYQSIADSIRTRHGSTAKHHISIKPVELPDLSYTARVPRHGDFNLFNPAQRHTAGRLIADLIAQPNPETMLSVAAYARDRLNPIMFQYALAVALVHRKDTGTVPVPSFLEMFPTRFVDPALFPKLREEGFVVEQGERVAIEVPHNATASELDPEQQLAYFREDIGVNLHHWHWHLVYPQEGPAEVVNKDRRGELFYYMHRQITARYNVERFCNRMLPAPPLKNLREPIPEAYFPKLINSALNRTYPGRAANMLLSHVNRPEEDAVTTILELESTLGKIKEAIQSGFALAEDGTKIPLDEKNGIDVLGNLVENSDLSVNIPHYGNYHSLGHVLIGYIHDPDNLYHEGHGVMGDFTTAMRDPTFYRFHRHVDDVFDMHKQKLSPYNEQELSFPGVTIVDATVQITSGKAARNRLLTFWQRTQVDLGTGLDFGPQGNVVATFTHIQHAPFAYQIMVHNETVEQKKGTVRIFLAPIYDAYGEQLLLSEQRRYVLELDKFVVNLHPGENRIIRHSDQSSVTIPYERTFRRIDASNMPGSENFRFCNCGWPDHMLLPKGHPDGQPFDLFIMVSDYKDDAVSSGLNTRADCNDSHSYCGLRDQLFPDRRAMGFPFDRLPASQDYLMRDFVGRFSNMSRTVADVVFTNTVIART